A single Syntrophorhabdaceae bacterium DNA region contains:
- a CDS encoding MFS transporter has protein sequence MEKRVIGVVTAGFFTLFIAFAVRYSYGLILPYMLSTLAISKTEAGVIFSSYFVTATIFSPLMGILADRFNTKLILTVFVAILGAGTCLMSFSSSVVQASIFFAIIGIGHSACWAPVVAVVMRWVSPKRRGIAISVVDLGTTVGIAVWSVIVPIIIRDHSWRTVWLALGVTALVVAGMNFFLIKNHPETPAGVQERVQVPVKRSYKVVFGDPKFYLIGFSYLCISFSILIPFTFLTSYATQKLTIPYASATGLLLVIAVAGTIGKLILGHVSDKVGRLEIMMLCGLLTAFGAFGMAYSHQLSTLCIVSAIFGIGYGTLWAVYAASARDLFPADYSGSIIGFWTLFHGLGSIIAPILSGWIIDRTGAYTWAFVMAASASLLSLLLLLPVRRLSRKSEM, from the coding sequence ATGGAAAAGCGTGTCATAGGCGTCGTTACTGCCGGTTTCTTTACACTTTTTATTGCATTTGCGGTCAGATATTCCTATGGACTGATTCTGCCCTACATGCTGTCCACCCTTGCAATATCGAAAACCGAGGCGGGAGTCATTTTCTCGTCCTATTTTGTTACGGCTACCATCTTTTCGCCTTTGATGGGCATTCTCGCGGACCGATTCAATACAAAGCTTATTCTCACCGTTTTTGTGGCTATTCTGGGCGCCGGTACGTGCCTCATGTCCTTCTCCTCCTCGGTCGTGCAGGCCTCCATTTTCTTCGCCATAATAGGGATCGGCCATTCGGCGTGCTGGGCCCCGGTTGTTGCGGTGGTCATGCGATGGGTCAGCCCGAAGAGGAGAGGCATAGCTATTTCGGTGGTAGACCTTGGGACTACGGTCGGCATTGCCGTATGGAGCGTTATCGTGCCGATCATCATCAGGGACCATAGCTGGAGAACCGTATGGCTCGCCCTCGGTGTCACCGCACTGGTGGTGGCGGGTATGAATTTCTTCCTTATAAAGAATCACCCGGAGACCCCGGCCGGCGTCCAGGAAAGGGTGCAGGTTCCCGTCAAAAGGTCATACAAGGTAGTTTTCGGAGATCCAAAGTTCTATCTGATCGGGTTTTCTTACCTGTGCATCAGCTTTTCCATACTGATCCCCTTTACGTTCCTGACAAGCTATGCGACGCAGAAATTGACCATACCCTATGCCTCTGCCACGGGTCTCTTACTGGTGATAGCGGTCGCGGGAACAATAGGCAAGCTGATCCTCGGACATGTGTCGGACAAAGTGGGGCGGCTCGAAATTATGATGCTTTGCGGGCTGCTTACGGCTTTCGGGGCATTCGGCATGGCCTATTCCCATCAACTGTCGACTTTATGCATAGTATCAGCCATATTCGGTATCGGCTACGGAACCCTCTGGGCAGTCTATGCCGCCTCTGCGCGGGATCTATTCCCTGCGGATTATTCCGGCAGCATTATTGGTTTCTGGACCTTGTTTCACGGCCTGGGTTCGATTATCGCCCCTATATTGAGCGGCTGGATCATCGATAGAACCGGCGCCTACACCTGGGCATTTGTGATGGCCGCGTCAGCCTCCTTGTTATCACTCTTGCTGCTGTTGCCGGTAAGGAGGCTCAGCAGGAAAAGTGAAATGTAA
- a CDS encoding ABC transporter ATP-binding protein produces the protein MTILELNDVYVNYNHIKALQGISLKVGEGEIVALIGANGAGKSTALNAISGVLKITGGTIKYEGKDIAGHSPQAIVRSGIVQVPEGRAILTTLKVRENLEMGAFTGKSHRLKEDMEAVFTRFPVLRKKQELPAGNLSGGEQQMLALGRALMARPRLLLMDEPSMGLSPILVREIFHIIAEINTQGTSILLVEQNARMALEISQRGYVIETGRIALEDTSANLLHNEKVIHAYLGG, from the coding sequence ATGACGATCCTGGAGCTTAATGACGTATACGTAAATTACAACCACATCAAGGCCCTACAGGGAATATCCCTGAAGGTGGGAGAGGGTGAGATCGTTGCTCTCATCGGCGCCAACGGCGCGGGCAAAAGCACGGCCCTGAACGCGATCTCCGGCGTACTGAAAATAACCGGCGGAACGATCAAATACGAAGGGAAGGATATTGCCGGCCATTCCCCCCAGGCGATTGTCCGTAGCGGCATAGTTCAGGTCCCCGAGGGACGGGCGATCCTCACGACGCTGAAAGTGAGGGAAAACCTGGAAATGGGGGCCTTTACCGGAAAATCCCACAGGCTGAAAGAGGATATGGAGGCCGTCTTCACCCGCTTTCCCGTGCTGCGCAAAAAGCAGGAGCTCCCCGCAGGAAACCTCTCCGGCGGCGAGCAGCAGATGCTGGCCCTGGGACGGGCATTGATGGCGAGACCCAGGCTTCTGTTGATGGACGAGCCGTCGATGGGGCTCTCTCCCATCCTGGTCCGTGAGATTTTCCACATCATCGCGGAAATAAACACACAGGGCACAAGCATCCTCCTGGTAGAACAAAACGCGCGAATGGCCTTGGAGATCAGCCAACGGGGCTACGTAATCGAAACAGGCCGCATCGCGCTCGAAGACACATCCGCCAACCTGCTTCACAACGAGAAGGTCATTCACGCCTATCTGGGCGGGTAA
- a CDS encoding BrnA antitoxin family protein gives MKKIPQFKSEEEERKFWQSHDSTEYIDWKKAERLTLANLRPSVKTISLRLPESMLEELKLLANKRDVPYQSLIKIFLSDRIEQELTGKGHNR, from the coding sequence ATGAAGAAGATCCCGCAGTTCAAGAGTGAAGAGGAAGAAAGGAAGTTCTGGCAAAGTCACGATTCCACGGAATATATTGACTGGAAAAAGGCGGAGAGGCTCACGCTGGCCAACCTGAGGCCCTCGGTGAAAACAATCTCTCTCCGTCTTCCCGAATCCATGCTCGAAGAACTGAAATTATTGGCAAATAAGCGCGACGTACCCTATCAATCCTTGATCAAGATTTTTCTGTCCGACAGGATAGAGCAGGAACTCACGGGTAAGGGGCACAACAGGTGA
- a CDS encoding ABC transporter ATP-binding protein, which produces MLRLENITKDYGGLRVLDSLSLKVGEGLIFGLIGPNGAGKTTLFNIISGLSRPTSGRVVFNGADITNLPPSSIAARGMGRTFQNIRIFKELTLLENVLAGMHRLYTYSPVAMLLNLPIQGQEEKAMREEAMEILDLFHLADKAKRRADSLSYGEQRKLELARALATSPKLLLVDEPAAGMNPSETEELIGEIIEINSRGYTICLIEHDMKFVMGVCLQVAVLNFGELIALGSPDEVKSNPLVIEAYLGKEEH; this is translated from the coding sequence CTCCCTGAAGGTCGGGGAAGGATTGATCTTCGGCCTCATCGGTCCGAACGGGGCCGGGAAAACCACGCTCTTCAATATCATCAGCGGCCTCTCCCGCCCTACCTCGGGACGGGTCGTCTTTAACGGCGCCGACATCACCAATCTTCCTCCTTCATCGATCGCTGCCCGGGGGATGGGGCGCACGTTTCAGAATATCAGGATTTTCAAGGAACTGACCCTTCTGGAGAACGTACTTGCCGGTATGCATCGCCTCTATACCTATTCGCCCGTGGCAATGTTATTGAATCTTCCCATACAGGGGCAGGAAGAAAAGGCTATGCGCGAAGAGGCAATGGAGATCCTCGATCTCTTTCACCTGGCCGATAAGGCGAAACGCCGGGCAGACAGCCTTTCCTATGGGGAACAGAGGAAGCTGGAGCTCGCCCGCGCCCTGGCCACTTCACCGAAGCTGCTTCTGGTAGACGAGCCGGCAGCCGGAATGAACCCTTCGGAAACGGAAGAACTGATCGGCGAGATCATTGAGATCAACAGCCGGGGCTATACCATCTGCCTCATCGAGCACGACATGAAATTTGTGATGGGCGTCTGTCTCCAGGTGGCGGTGCTCAATTTCGGGGAATTGATCGCCCTTGGGTCCCCCGACGAGGTGAAGAGTAATCCTCTTGTCATAGAAGCCTATCTGGGTAAGGAAGAACATTGA
- a CDS encoding SGNH/GDSL hydrolase family protein, producing the protein MGTKRSIIRAVSNLSIGVFMLVSLLVPYSRAQEAAGPGFPTRTLGSVAAIGDSITQAFNAKYSDFGDCRYIDTPEYNFSTSKTVNTTFSIAERATAYKGSTVPTANFAADGARMSSGADQAAAVKTWASGQAAPHLITVFLGHNDLCAGGKDKIQISCSRADRDPNNYCRTSTFFYELQMRQMLDVLVTIPSSQIAIIHPIRVSQLCNFATEKVVDTPLLTLSCQDLWALPNLFGEDGVCPSLTSCTPDRIADAYTTWVSYRDIGERLVGEYNQVGAGQAIPPNPTFGTGGVVRASEVFLQTTDAIGNQRFNYTNAFGNVMLSVCECYHPSKFGQNLLAGSLWGGVTCSSTTPCCNDNVQGDSDTDKGLCNHFTTSGSMNGLWGAGEPRALRVVKTGNGTGLVTSTPGGINCGNDCNEFFTQGTVVALTPSASVNSTFAGWSGGGCSGTGACSVTMDSAKSVTAAFMGPQKLTVTKQRVSNGTGTVASDPSGISCPTGCTRTNAIYPFQQNVTLTAIADSSSVFTGWLPVALCPGTSPCTVTMDKARNITAKFTGPQTLTVRKVSIRKGTGTVTSSPGAINCGPTCKDRFTYNTSVVLTAQAGTGSVFSGWLPASICPGTGPCMVTMDKARNIAAKFTK; encoded by the coding sequence ATGGGTACGAAGCGGTCAATCATCAGGGCAGTGTCAAACCTATCTATCGGCGTATTCATGCTGGTTTCTCTTCTGGTGCCCTATTCCCGGGCGCAAGAGGCCGCAGGCCCCGGTTTCCCGACGAGGACCCTCGGCTCCGTGGCGGCTATCGGGGACAGCATAACCCAGGCGTTTAATGCGAAGTACTCCGACTTCGGGGACTGCCGGTACATCGACACGCCCGAGTACAATTTTTCAACGAGCAAAACAGTCAACACGACTTTCAGTATCGCGGAGCGGGCCACCGCATACAAGGGCAGTACGGTTCCCACCGCCAACTTCGCTGCAGACGGAGCCCGGATGTCTTCCGGCGCTGACCAGGCGGCCGCGGTGAAGACCTGGGCATCGGGTCAGGCCGCGCCGCATCTGATAACTGTTTTTCTGGGTCACAACGACCTCTGCGCGGGAGGAAAGGACAAGATTCAGATCTCGTGCTCGCGCGCCGATCGGGACCCGAACAACTATTGCCGGACCTCCACCTTTTTTTACGAACTGCAGATGCGCCAGATGCTCGATGTGCTCGTCACCATTCCAAGCTCCCAAATTGCGATCATCCATCCGATCAGGGTATCCCAGCTCTGCAACTTCGCCACGGAAAAGGTCGTGGATACGCCTTTGCTTACCCTTAGTTGCCAGGACCTGTGGGCGTTGCCTAACCTCTTCGGCGAGGATGGTGTCTGCCCCTCACTGACGAGCTGCACCCCCGACCGCATCGCCGATGCCTATACAACCTGGGTCAGCTATCGTGACATCGGCGAAAGACTCGTTGGAGAATACAACCAGGTGGGCGCGGGTCAGGCCATCCCTCCCAACCCGACCTTTGGCACGGGCGGCGTGGTCAGGGCGAGCGAAGTCTTCCTGCAAACGACCGACGCCATCGGCAATCAGAGGTTTAACTATACGAATGCATTCGGCAACGTGATGCTGAGTGTATGTGAGTGCTACCATCCCAGCAAGTTCGGCCAGAACCTGCTGGCCGGTTCTCTTTGGGGCGGCGTCACCTGCAGCTCCACGACCCCATGCTGCAACGATAACGTCCAGGGCGACTCCGATACCGATAAGGGCCTTTGTAATCACTTCACCACCAGCGGCTCCATGAACGGTCTCTGGGGCGCGGGTGAGCCCAGGGCCCTCAGGGTAGTTAAGACGGGCAACGGGACAGGGCTGGTCACGAGCACCCCGGGCGGGATCAACTGTGGTAATGACTGCAATGAGTTTTTCACGCAAGGTACAGTTGTCGCCCTCACCCCTTCGGCTTCCGTAAACTCCACATTCGCCGGCTGGAGTGGAGGGGGGTGTTCAGGTACCGGCGCCTGCAGCGTTACGATGGATTCGGCAAAGTCAGTGACGGCTGCCTTTATGGGACCCCAGAAACTGACGGTGACAAAACAAAGGGTCAGTAACGGCACCGGGACGGTCGCCAGCGACCCTTCCGGCATAAGCTGCCCTACAGGCTGTACGCGCACCAATGCGATCTATCCCTTCCAGCAGAACGTCACCCTCACCGCCATCGCGGATAGCAGCTCCGTCTTCACCGGCTGGCTCCCCGTCGCCCTCTGCCCGGGCACGAGTCCCTGCACGGTTACCATGGATAAGGCAAGAAACATTACTGCGAAATTCACGGGGCCTCAGACCCTGACGGTAAGGAAGGTATCGATAAGAAAGGGAACGGGTACCGTCACAAGCTCGCCCGGGGCCATCAACTGCGGCCCAACCTGTAAGGACAGGTTTACCTACAACACTTCCGTTGTCCTTACCGCACAAGCAGGTACCGGCTCCGTATTCTCGGGCTGGCTCCCTGCCTCCATCTGCCCGGGCACCGGTCCCTGCATGGTTACCATGGATAAGGCAAGAAACATTGCAGCGAAGTTCACCAAATAA
- a CDS encoding FAD-dependent oxidoreductase, producing MHSDDEKKKPGKAISRRQFIAAGVAGSVVAAGLSLTNSSEAAPMPKKWDGEADVVIAGFGGAGACAAIEAAKAGATVILLEKEQIGGGSTTLSGGAVYAAGTPLQKSLGIEDSADDMFKYLKACGHGRADDALIRITSDRSAQNVAWLESLGVEFPKDLLYTSGMEEEPEYKAVTPAKKRGHRAKGTGGAVYKALANEVAKQKNVKVMTATQAVQLITKPGATAACGEIVGVKVRQRGKELNIRAKKAVILTTGGIMATDMARPWLLDYSPSIAKCVPAGARGATGDGYRMGISQGAALGALNSGGILPAVLFPGQTMAGIVYINIWGLPNIYVDPKGNRFVDEGAYYILVCEQMIAKSSASSYCIFDSQTLKKALELTPKGIEATRTLALGLDPRDMDKAVKAGAVWKGETVGELARNIGIDASTLEKTVAAYNGNAQAGKDTEFNRRKGLAPIVTPPYYAFKVNVGLVCHNGGLKINPNAQVLNSYGEVIPKLYAAGRDTAGIFGERYPASGAALIDLVTFGRIAGRNAAKELSAKK from the coding sequence ATGCATTCTGACGACGAAAAGAAGAAACCTGGGAAAGCGATTTCCAGGCGGCAGTTTATCGCGGCGGGGGTGGCCGGGTCAGTGGTGGCGGCGGGCCTTTCGCTCACGAACTCGTCGGAAGCTGCCCCGATGCCTAAGAAGTGGGACGGGGAAGCGGACGTGGTGATCGCGGGGTTCGGGGGCGCCGGTGCGTGCGCGGCTATCGAGGCCGCGAAGGCAGGGGCGACGGTCATACTGCTCGAGAAGGAGCAGATAGGCGGGGGCTCCACGACCCTTTCGGGGGGCGCCGTATATGCGGCGGGAACTCCGCTCCAGAAGAGTCTGGGGATCGAGGACTCGGCCGACGATATGTTCAAGTACCTGAAGGCCTGCGGACACGGCAGAGCCGACGATGCGCTCATCCGCATTACCTCGGACAGGTCGGCCCAGAACGTGGCGTGGCTCGAAAGCCTGGGGGTCGAGTTTCCGAAAGACCTTCTCTATACAAGCGGCATGGAGGAGGAGCCCGAGTATAAGGCGGTTACCCCGGCTAAGAAGAGGGGCCACAGGGCCAAGGGCACGGGCGGGGCGGTCTACAAGGCGCTCGCGAACGAGGTGGCCAAACAAAAGAACGTGAAAGTCATGACCGCGACCCAGGCCGTGCAGCTCATCACGAAACCGGGCGCGACCGCGGCGTGTGGTGAAATCGTGGGTGTAAAGGTGCGGCAGCGGGGCAAGGAGCTCAATATTCGCGCAAAGAAGGCCGTTATCCTCACCACAGGGGGGATCATGGCCACCGATATGGCGCGGCCGTGGCTCCTCGATTATTCCCCCTCCATCGCGAAATGCGTTCCTGCCGGCGCCCGGGGCGCCACCGGGGACGGGTACCGGATGGGCATATCCCAGGGGGCTGCGCTGGGGGCCCTGAACAGCGGGGGCATTCTCCCGGCCGTCCTCTTCCCGGGCCAGACCATGGCGGGCATCGTCTACATCAACATCTGGGGCCTGCCCAACATTTACGTCGACCCAAAAGGCAACCGGTTCGTTGACGAAGGGGCATACTATATCCTGGTATGCGAGCAGATGATCGCGAAAAGCAGCGCGAGCTCCTATTGCATCTTCGACTCCCAGACGCTGAAAAAGGCCCTGGAGCTGACGCCGAAAGGGATTGAGGCCACCCGGACCCTTGCCCTCGGTCTCGACCCGAGAGATATGGATAAAGCAGTAAAAGCGGGCGCCGTCTGGAAGGGAGAGACCGTGGGAGAGCTTGCCCGCAACATTGGCATCGACGCTTCAACCCTCGAGAAGACGGTTGCCGCATATAATGGGAACGCCCAGGCGGGCAAAGACACCGAGTTCAACCGCAGGAAGGGGCTTGCCCCGATCGTTACGCCTCCCTATTACGCCTTTAAGGTGAACGTCGGCCTGGTCTGCCATAACGGCGGCCTGAAAATCAATCCGAATGCCCAGGTCCTCAACAGCTACGGGGAAGTCATACCGAAGCTCTACGCCGCAGGCCGCGACACGGCCGGTATTTTCGGCGAGCGCTACCCGGCCAGCGGCGCGGCGCTCATCGACCTCGTCACCTTCGGCCGCATCGCCGGCAGGAATGCCGCGAAGGAGCTTTCCGCAAAGAAATAG